A part of Aegilops tauschii subsp. strangulata cultivar AL8/78 chromosome 2, Aet v6.0, whole genome shotgun sequence genomic DNA contains:
- the LOC109736835 gene encoding peroxidase 1 isoform X1: protein MVYRLLFGFLLPLVLQPSLVLCNRPELKVGFYQYTCPYAEVIVRDEIARIISHVPSLAGPLLRMHFHDCFVNGCDGSILLDSIPGLPSEKESEPNLSLRGFGTIDLVKAKLEQACPGVVSCADVLALVARDVVLLTHGPYWNVPTGRRDGLRSVKDEALNNLPPPFFDATRNLNQFFVPKGLDAKDQVVLLGGHTLGTSHCSSFSDRLYNFSGTQMPDPALDRRYVPRLKSKCRPGDITALVEMDPGSFRTFDASYYRHVARGRALFTSDETLMLDPFTRDYVLRQAAVAAAGGYPAEFFTDFVASMVKMGNMQVLTGAQGEVRRRCGAVNPMGM, encoded by the exons ATGGTTTACAGACTCCTCTTTGGATTTCTCCTTCCTCTTGTCTTACAACCATCCTTAGTGTTATGCAATCGACCAGAGCTGAAGGTTGGCTTTTACCAATACACATGCCCGTATGCAGAGGTCATTGTTCGCGATGAGATAGCCAGGATCATCTCCCACGTCCCAAGCCTCGCTGGTCCTCTGCTTCGCATGCACTTCCACGACTGTTTTGTGAAC GGTTGCGATGGTTCTATTCTGCTTGATAGCATACCAGGATTACCATCCGAAAAGGAATCGGAACCGAACCTCAGCCTGCGAGGCTTTGGCACAATTGACCTTGTCAAGGCTAAACTGGAGCAAGCCTGCCCTGGAGTGGTCTCATGCGCTGATGTCCTAGCTCTCGTGGCAAGGGATGTTGTACTACTG ACCCATGGGCCTTACTGGAATGTTCCAACTGGGCGGCGAGATGGGTTGAGATCGGTGAAGGATGAAGCTTTGAACAACCTACCTCCACCTTTTTTTGATGCCACTCGTAATCTGAACCAGTTCTTCGTCCCGAAGGGTCTTGATGCGAAGGATCAGGTGGTTCTGCTAG GGGGGCACACCCTCGGCACCTCCCACTGCTCGTCCTTCTCGGACCGTCTGTACAACTTCAGCGGCACGCAGATGCCGGACCCGGCGCTGGACAGGCGGTACGTGCCGCGGCTGAAGAGCAAGTGCAGGCCCGGCGACATTACGGCGCTGGTGGAGATGGACCCGGGGAGCTTCCGGACGTTCGACGCGAGCTACTACCGTCACGTCGCCAGGGGGAGGGCGCTCTTCACCTCGGACGAGACGCTCATGCTGGACCCCTTCACCCGGGACTACGTCCTGCGCCAGGCGGCCGTCGCCGCTGCCGGCGGCTACCCCGCGGAGTTCTTCACGGACTTCGTGGCGTCCATGGTGAAGATGGGGAACATGCAGGTGCTCACCGGCGCGCAGGGTGAGGTGAGGAGGCGCTGCGGCGCCGTGAACCCGATGGGCATGTAG
- the LOC109736835 gene encoding peroxidase 1 isoform X2, with protein sequence MFVQEVIVRDEIARIISHVPSLAGPLLRMHFHDCFVNGCDGSILLDSIPGLPSEKESEPNLSLRGFGTIDLVKAKLEQACPGVVSCADVLALVARDVVLLTHGPYWNVPTGRRDGLRSVKDEALNNLPPPFFDATRNLNQFFVPKGLDAKDQVVLLGGHTLGTSHCSSFSDRLYNFSGTQMPDPALDRRYVPRLKSKCRPGDITALVEMDPGSFRTFDASYYRHVARGRALFTSDETLMLDPFTRDYVLRQAAVAAAGGYPAEFFTDFVASMVKMGNMQVLTGAQGEVRRRCGAVNPMGM encoded by the exons AGGTCATTGTTCGCGATGAGATAGCCAGGATCATCTCCCACGTCCCAAGCCTCGCTGGTCCTCTGCTTCGCATGCACTTCCACGACTGTTTTGTGAAC GGTTGCGATGGTTCTATTCTGCTTGATAGCATACCAGGATTACCATCCGAAAAGGAATCGGAACCGAACCTCAGCCTGCGAGGCTTTGGCACAATTGACCTTGTCAAGGCTAAACTGGAGCAAGCCTGCCCTGGAGTGGTCTCATGCGCTGATGTCCTAGCTCTCGTGGCAAGGGATGTTGTACTACTG ACCCATGGGCCTTACTGGAATGTTCCAACTGGGCGGCGAGATGGGTTGAGATCGGTGAAGGATGAAGCTTTGAACAACCTACCTCCACCTTTTTTTGATGCCACTCGTAATCTGAACCAGTTCTTCGTCCCGAAGGGTCTTGATGCGAAGGATCAGGTGGTTCTGCTAG GGGGGCACACCCTCGGCACCTCCCACTGCTCGTCCTTCTCGGACCGTCTGTACAACTTCAGCGGCACGCAGATGCCGGACCCGGCGCTGGACAGGCGGTACGTGCCGCGGCTGAAGAGCAAGTGCAGGCCCGGCGACATTACGGCGCTGGTGGAGATGGACCCGGGGAGCTTCCGGACGTTCGACGCGAGCTACTACCGTCACGTCGCCAGGGGGAGGGCGCTCTTCACCTCGGACGAGACGCTCATGCTGGACCCCTTCACCCGGGACTACGTCCTGCGCCAGGCGGCCGTCGCCGCTGCCGGCGGCTACCCCGCGGAGTTCTTCACGGACTTCGTGGCGTCCATGGTGAAGATGGGGAACATGCAGGTGCTCACCGGCGCGCAGGGTGAGGTGAGGAGGCGCTGCGGCGCCGTGAACCCGATGGGCATGTAG
- the LOC109736835 gene encoding peroxidase 1 isoform X3, with amino-acid sequence MTYQQPSCSFRGCDGSILLDSIPGLPSEKESEPNLSLRGFGTIDLVKAKLEQACPGVVSCADVLALVARDVVLLTHGPYWNVPTGRRDGLRSVKDEALNNLPPPFFDATRNLNQFFVPKGLDAKDQVVLLGGHTLGTSHCSSFSDRLYNFSGTQMPDPALDRRYVPRLKSKCRPGDITALVEMDPGSFRTFDASYYRHVARGRALFTSDETLMLDPFTRDYVLRQAAVAAAGGYPAEFFTDFVASMVKMGNMQVLTGAQGEVRRRCGAVNPMGM; translated from the exons GGTTGCGATGGTTCTATTCTGCTTGATAGCATACCAGGATTACCATCCGAAAAGGAATCGGAACCGAACCTCAGCCTGCGAGGCTTTGGCACAATTGACCTTGTCAAGGCTAAACTGGAGCAAGCCTGCCCTGGAGTGGTCTCATGCGCTGATGTCCTAGCTCTCGTGGCAAGGGATGTTGTACTACTG ACCCATGGGCCTTACTGGAATGTTCCAACTGGGCGGCGAGATGGGTTGAGATCGGTGAAGGATGAAGCTTTGAACAACCTACCTCCACCTTTTTTTGATGCCACTCGTAATCTGAACCAGTTCTTCGTCCCGAAGGGTCTTGATGCGAAGGATCAGGTGGTTCTGCTAG GGGGGCACACCCTCGGCACCTCCCACTGCTCGTCCTTCTCGGACCGTCTGTACAACTTCAGCGGCACGCAGATGCCGGACCCGGCGCTGGACAGGCGGTACGTGCCGCGGCTGAAGAGCAAGTGCAGGCCCGGCGACATTACGGCGCTGGTGGAGATGGACCCGGGGAGCTTCCGGACGTTCGACGCGAGCTACTACCGTCACGTCGCCAGGGGGAGGGCGCTCTTCACCTCGGACGAGACGCTCATGCTGGACCCCTTCACCCGGGACTACGTCCTGCGCCAGGCGGCCGTCGCCGCTGCCGGCGGCTACCCCGCGGAGTTCTTCACGGACTTCGTGGCGTCCATGGTGAAGATGGGGAACATGCAGGTGCTCACCGGCGCGCAGGGTGAGGTGAGGAGGCGCTGCGGCGCCGTGAACCCGATGGGCATGTAG
- the LOC109736869 gene encoding NDR1/HIN1-like protein 10: MQPAPTARTAGWLHRPLPRERPHLTRCTKILCSAFLTLLLVAGVLLFVAYLAVRPHRPRFHVTAFSAASVQQAGAGAVLLSGQLSIRNPNRDVAFFYDRLYMSVLYRQYGAVVKDHDLAGGAPMYQPPKTTTPLAFEGVAVPAGPATADMARAAAEAGGGAVEFTVKVRSRIRAKVAVWGFHWHPLHVDCDVAVGPDGQLLPEARQKRCDIDFL; this comes from the coding sequence ATGCAGCCGGCGCCGACCGCCCGGACCGCCGGCTGGCTCCACCGCCCGCTCCCGAGAGAGCGGCCGCACCTGACCCGCTGCACCAAGATCCTCTGCTCGGCGTTCCTCACCCTGctcctcgtcgccggcgtgcTCCTCTTCGTCGCCTACCTCGCCGTGCGCCCGCACCGGCCGCGCTTCCACGTCACCGCCTTCTCCGCCGCCAGCGTCCAGCAGGCCGGCGCCGGCGCGGTCCTCCTCTCCGGGCAGCTCTCCATCCGCAACCCGAACCGGGACGTGGCCTTCTTCTACGACCGGCTCTACATGTCCGTGCTCTACCGCCAGTACGGCGCCGTCGTCAAGGACCACGACCTGGCCGGCGGGGCGCCCATGTACCAGCCGCCCAAGACCACGACGCCCCTCGCGTTCGAGGGCGTCGCCGTGCCGGCGGGCCCCGCCACGGCCGACATGGCCAGGGCGGCCGCGGAGGCCGGAGGTGGCGCGGTGGAGTTCACGGTGAAGGTCCGGTCGAGGATCCGGGCCAAGGTGGCCGTCTGGGGCTTCCACTGGCACCCGCTCCACGTGGACTGCGACGTGGCCGTGGGCCCCGACGGGCAGCTGCTGCCGGAGGCCCGGCAGAAGCGCTGCGACATAGACTTCTTGTAG